A window from Lates calcarifer isolate ASB-BC8 linkage group LG7_2, TLL_Latcal_v3, whole genome shotgun sequence encodes these proteins:
- the LOC108892855 gene encoding OX-2 membrane glycoprotein isoform X1, which yields MAHGVAVPLFVLGVFLKGLTALIQTQQTVVAAVGEEAHLTCQLTQSKDVVQVTWQKTVQDGEINFATYNKIFGPKVNPNFTDRVEIKDGELQNSSIVIRELMEQDEGCYLCLFNCYPDGALTGRTCLQLYELHEPILHVRESDSAEESVVSCSATGRPAPTVTLTVTQLHLSHHNTVRVNNTNGTVTVTTTAELARSRDNSAQVGCAVRVLSVQKEVFLMIPELKQTSADGSDQKSGSDHRNYIGTIIVAVVCVAAVITITVWCKQNQKNSLSHSNIEMSETNQPTISITDVPQTPPVSQENSEIRKRTPPENSPMLSP from the exons ATGGCACATGGAGTAGCTGTTCCTCTTTTTGTGTTGGGAGTCTTTTTAAAAG GTCTAACAGCTCTGATACAGACACAGCAGACTGTGGTGGCAGCAGTGGGAGAAGAGGCTCATTTAACCTGTCAGCTCACACAGTCTAAAGACGTTGTTCAGGTCACATGGCAGAAAACTGTACAGGACGGGGAGATTAATTTTGCCACCTACAACAAAATCTTTGGTCCAAAAGTGAATCCTAACTTCACAGACAGAGTGGAGATTAAAGATGGTGAACTGCAGAACAGCTCCATAGTTATCAGGGAGCTGATGGAGCAGGATGAAGGCTgctatctctgtctgtttaactGCTACCCTGATGGAGCTCTCACTGGTAGAACCTGCCTCCAACTCTATG agctgcatgAACCCATTCTCCATGTGAGAGAATCAGACTCTGCTGAAGAGTCAGTTGTGTCCTGCTCGGCCACAGGACGACCTGCTccaacagtaacactgactgtCACACAACTACACCTCTCACACCACAACACTGTCAGAGTCAACAACACCAACGGTACAGTCACTGTCACCACCACAGCTGAGCTGGCACGTTCCCGTGACAACAGTGCACAGGTTGGATGTGCAGTGCGAGTGCTCTCTGTTCAGAAAGAGGTGTTTCTGATGATTCCTGAGCTCAAACAGACGTCTGCTGATG GTTCTGATCAGAAATCTGGATCTGATCACAGAAACTACA TTGGGACTATAATTGTGGCAGTGGTCTGTGTTGCTGCAGTCATCACCATCACTGTCTGGTGTAAACAGAACCAGAAGAACAG TCTGTCACACAGCAACATTGAGATGAGTGAGACGAATCAACCTACAATCAGCATCACTGATGT gccCCAAACACCTCCAGTCTCACAGGAGAACAGTGAGATCAGAAAACGGACACCACCTGAGAACAGCCCCATGTTGTCACCTTGA
- the LOC108892855 gene encoding OX-2 membrane glycoprotein isoform X2, whose product MAHGVAVPLFVLGVFLKGLTALIQTQQTVVAAVGEEAHLTCQLTQSKDVVQVTWQKTVQDGEINFATYNKIFGPKVNPNFTDRVEIKDGELQNSSIVIRELMEQDEGCYLCLFNCYPDGALTGRTCLQLYELHEPILHVRESDSAEESVVSCSATGRPAPTVTLTVTQLHLSHHNTVRVNNTNGTVTVTTTAELARSRDNSAQVGCAVRVLSVQKEVFLMIPELKQTSADGSDQKSGSDHRNYIGTIIVAVVCVAAVITITVWCKQNQKNSNIEMSETNQPTISITDVPQTPPVSQENSEIRKRTPPENSPMLSP is encoded by the exons ATGGCACATGGAGTAGCTGTTCCTCTTTTTGTGTTGGGAGTCTTTTTAAAAG GTCTAACAGCTCTGATACAGACACAGCAGACTGTGGTGGCAGCAGTGGGAGAAGAGGCTCATTTAACCTGTCAGCTCACACAGTCTAAAGACGTTGTTCAGGTCACATGGCAGAAAACTGTACAGGACGGGGAGATTAATTTTGCCACCTACAACAAAATCTTTGGTCCAAAAGTGAATCCTAACTTCACAGACAGAGTGGAGATTAAAGATGGTGAACTGCAGAACAGCTCCATAGTTATCAGGGAGCTGATGGAGCAGGATGAAGGCTgctatctctgtctgtttaactGCTACCCTGATGGAGCTCTCACTGGTAGAACCTGCCTCCAACTCTATG agctgcatgAACCCATTCTCCATGTGAGAGAATCAGACTCTGCTGAAGAGTCAGTTGTGTCCTGCTCGGCCACAGGACGACCTGCTccaacagtaacactgactgtCACACAACTACACCTCTCACACCACAACACTGTCAGAGTCAACAACACCAACGGTACAGTCACTGTCACCACCACAGCTGAGCTGGCACGTTCCCGTGACAACAGTGCACAGGTTGGATGTGCAGTGCGAGTGCTCTCTGTTCAGAAAGAGGTGTTTCTGATGATTCCTGAGCTCAAACAGACGTCTGCTGATG GTTCTGATCAGAAATCTGGATCTGATCACAGAAACTACA TTGGGACTATAATTGTGGCAGTGGTCTGTGTTGCTGCAGTCATCACCATCACTGTCTGGTGTAAACAGAACCAGAAGAACAG CAACATTGAGATGAGTGAGACGAATCAACCTACAATCAGCATCACTGATGT gccCCAAACACCTCCAGTCTCACAGGAGAACAGTGAGATCAGAAAACGGACACCACCTGAGAACAGCCCCATGTTGTCACCTTGA
- the LOC108892869 gene encoding OX-2 membrane glycoprotein: protein MLHVLIFICVLFEAAASQISGYGNETADYGGDAHYGCAVANPTGVLQVTWQRLFKDESIENLATYSKRFGQQVNDPYRGKVIFTEASLSSTSITLRNVSWQDESCYICSFNVYPDGSKRRQICLTVQGISAVDTRSVPREEGAREIVFSCSATGKPAPTIEWDIPPDANRLDQTQTSTVSNSDQTFTSSQNITLQIPTGWDGHVDCLLNNGMRGQRRETIPFSLGEKDPTDRGKGLSQSGTALVITAVIFISCFTVAAAIIRRKRLKGSRRNENEHV from the exons ATGCTGCACGTACTGATATTtatctgtgtgctgtttgaAG CCGCAGCTTCGCAAATAAGCGGGTATGgaaatgaaacagctgattaCGGCGGGGATGCGCATTACGGGTGCGCAGTGGCAAATCCTACAG GTGTGCTCCAGGTCACGTGGCAGAGGCTTTTCAAGGACGAGTCAATCGAGAACTTAGCGACCTACAGCAAGCGGTTTGGACAGCAAGTAAATGATCCTTACCGTGGAAAAGTGATCTTCACAGAAGCGTCCCTCAGCTCGACATCCATCACTCTGAGGAACGTGTCATGGCAAGATGAAAGCTGCTACATCTGCTCATTTAATGTGTATCCAGACGGGTCCAAAAGGAGGCAGATCTGCCTCACAGTGCAAG GAATATCAGCAGTGGATACAAGGTCTGTTCCACGTGAGGAAGGAGCCAGGGAAATTGTATTTAGCTGCTCTGCTACAGGAAAACCCGCGCCAACAATTGAATGGGACATTCCACCTGACGCCAACCGGTTAGACCAAACACAGACTAGTACAGTATCCAACAGTGACCAGACGTTTACCAGCAGCCAGAACATCACTCTGCAGATACCTACAGGCTGGGATGGACATGTGGATTGTCTGCTGAACAATGGCATGAGGGGACAGAGGCGGGAGACGATCCCTTTCTCTTTGGGTGAAAAGGATCCAACAGATAGGG GGAAAGGACTGTCGCAGTCAGGAACTGCACTTGTAATCACAGCAGTAATATTTATTTCCTGcttcactgttgctgctgcaatAATCAGGAGGAAACG gTTAAAGGGCAgcagaagaaatgaaaatgagcatGTGTAA